In Drosophila bipectinata strain 14024-0381.07 chromosome 2R, DbipHiC1v2, whole genome shotgun sequence, one genomic interval encodes:
- the ppk12 gene encoding pickpocket protein 28 gives MELSATHKAKRQGSSLFLLKSFIRSLKDFLNQTGLHGLKFVGDSNLSSWERSFFFGSFVTAFIITIHLISNIYVKWDSTPVIIGISPHATSILKVPFPAITICNMNQVQKSLVEKYREGSFESALLKLLCGSDKWQSSEFDDDLSLLNIAGNTLSISDFVSNHSQPCERMLLYCRFSAVVHNCRDMFQQIMTDEGLCCVFNFEPPEYLYKPFADSGRNLTNGFGLQGVKWDPESGYPEELPPKFFPSTASGTGITLGFTAVLDAQISEYYCSSTNGPGFKVYFHNPIEVPMVKEAGLITAIGYETNYRIEMVRAEAVAAIRSISREGRQCLFKNEKDLIFYRIYTRLNCENECMSAYLYESCSCIPFDFPKIYSNASTCTMLDTFCVRRAQRSTNRPRWAKCRSQCLPTCFDLNYLASGFSFPLAVNDFLLANPLVESINKSYLGENIAVINVYFRESVYYGNMKNAYVGLTEFLSNVGGVMGLFMGFSVISLAELLYFLILKPLVELFVWKRTSSHVASESSLKQNPGIEQPDGIDNQSFWHVRELYPKGVAWEANGRAPSEDLFLRHFEEFSQLEQMCPRSEGR, from the exons ATGGAATTGTCGGCGACCCACAAAGCTAAACGTCAAGGCTCCTCCTTGTTTCTGCTAAAGAGCTTCATCAGGAGTCTAAAGGACTTCCTGAACCAGACTGGTCTGCATGGCTTGAAGTTTGTGGGTGACTCCAATCTTAGCAGTTGGGAGAG ATCCTTTTTCTTTGGTTCTTTTGTGACTGCTTTCATAATAACTATCCACCTAATATCGAATATCTACGTGAAATGGGACAGTACTCCGGTGATAATCGGTATAAGTCCGCATGCCACATCCATATTGAAAGTTCCCTTCCCGGCCATAACCATTTGTAACATGAATCAGGTTCAGAAAAGTCTGGTGGAAAAATATAGAGA AGGTTCCTTCGAAAGTGCTCTTTTGAAACTCCTCTGCGGCTCTGATAAATGGCAATCCAGTGAGTTTGATGATGATCTGAGTCTCCTGAACATCGCTGGAAACACCTTGAGTATCTCCGACTTTGTATCGAATCACTCGCAACCGTGCGAAAGGATGTTGCTCTACTGCAGATTCAGTGCCGTTGTCCATAATTGCAGAGACATGTTCCAGCAGATAATGACCGACGAGGGATTGTGTTGTGTCTTCAATTTTGAGCCTCCAGAATACCTCTACAAGCCTTT TGCCGATAGTGGAAGAAACCTCACAAATGGTTTCGGTCTTCAAGGAGTGAAGTGGGATCCAGAGTCTGGCTATCCAGAAGAGCTCCCACCTAAATTTTTTCCCTCCACAGCAAGTG gaACTGGCATAACTTTGGGGTTTACCGCCGTACTCGATGCCCAAATAAGTGAATACTACTGCTCTTCTACCAATGGACCTGGCTTTAAG GTTTATTTCCACAATCCCATAGAGGTCCCTATGGTCAAGGAGGCGGGACTGATCACTGCCATTGGCTATGAGACCAACTACCGGATAGAAATGGTCAGAGCCGAGGCTGTGGCAGCCATACGATCCATATCCCGTGAAGGGCGTCAGTGTCTTTTCAAAAACGAAAAGGACCTCATCTTTTACAGAATCTACACCCGTCTTAACTGCGAGAACGAGTGCATGTCCGCCTACCTGTACGAGTCGTGTTCCTGCATTCCCTTCGACTTCCCGAAGATATACAGCAATGCCTCCACCTGCACCATGCTGGACACATTCTGTGTCCGTCGAGCCCAGCGTTCCACAAATCGGCCGCGCTGGGCCAAGTGTCGGAGTCAGTGCCTGCCCACCTGCTTCGATTTGAATTACCTGGCCAGTGGCTTCTCCTTCCCCTTGGCTGTCAACGATTTTCTGCTTGCCAATCCTCTGGTGGAGAGCATCAACAAATCGTATTTGGGCGAGAATATAGCGGTCATTAATGTGTACTTCCGGGAATCGGTCTATTACGGTAATATGAAGAATGCCTATGTGGGATTGACGGAGTTTCTAT CCAATGTCGGTGGTGTAATGGGTCTCTTTATGGGCTTCAGTGTCATCTCGCTTGCGGAATTACTATACTTTCTAATTCTGAAGCCGCTCGTTGAACTTTTTGTTTGGAAAAGGACTTCTTCCCACGTGGCCTCGGAGAGTAGTCTCAAACAAAATCCTGGCATAGAGCAACCTGATGGCATCGATAACCAAAGTTTCTGGCATGTACGAGAACTTTATCCCAAGGGTGTGGCATGGGAGGCGAACGGAAGGg CCCCATCGGAGGACTTGTTCCTCCGTCACTTCGAGGAATTCTCGCAGCTGGAACAGATGTGTCCGAGGTCCGAAGGTCGGTAA